The following are encoded together in the Arcobacter aquimarinus genome:
- a CDS encoding Fe(3+) ABC transporter substrate-binding protein encodes MVKKLTLSAILLASSLFAASEVNVYSHRHYDSDKILFKKFEENTGIKVNVVTAKAEELVSKLAIEGENTPADILITADIGNLYEAKTRNLLQSIESKTLQENIPSHLRDDQNQWFALTKRARIFVYNPSKIDEKNLGDYFSITKPEFKGKIITRSSTNAYNKSLLASIIANHGEEKALEFTKGLVDNFAYNPKGGDRDQIRAVAAGDADLAIVNTYYLGVMLNGKDKKDLEIAKSVKIFFPAQETTGTHINISGAGVTNFAKNKENAVKLIEFLSSEEAQATFAEGNHEYPVNAKVKPSSTVSSWGTFKEDNISLNEIGKNTKKAVEIATEGNWK; translated from the coding sequence ATGGTAAAAAAATTAACACTAAGTGCTATTTTATTAGCAAGTTCATTATTCGCTGCTTCTGAAGTAAATGTTTATTCACATAGACATTATGATTCAGATAAAATCCTATTCAAAAAATTTGAAGAGAATACAGGAATAAAAGTAAATGTTGTTACTGCAAAAGCAGAAGAATTAGTTTCTAAGCTCGCAATTGAAGGAGAGAATACACCTGCTGATATATTAATTACAGCTGATATTGGAAATCTTTATGAAGCAAAAACTAGAAATTTGTTACAAAGTATTGAGTCAAAAACTTTACAAGAAAATATTCCTTCTCATTTAAGAGATGATCAAAATCAATGGTTTGCGTTAACAAAAAGAGCAAGAATCTTTGTATATAATCCTTCAAAAATTGATGAAAAAAATTTAGGTGATTATTTTAGCATTACAAAACCTGAATTTAAAGGTAAAATAATTACAAGAAGTTCAACAAACGCATATAATAAATCTTTATTAGCTTCAATCATTGCTAATCATGGTGAAGAAAAAGCTTTAGAATTTACAAAAGGTTTAGTTGATAATTTTGCTTATAATCCAAAAGGTGGAGACAGAGATCAAATTAGAGCTGTTGCTGCTGGTGATGCTGATTTAGCAATTGTAAACACATATTATTTAGGTGTAATGTTAAATGGTAAAGACAAAAAAGATTTAGAAATTGCAAAAAGTGTAAAAATATTCTTCCCTGCTCAAGAAACAACAGGAACACATATCAATATTTCAGGTGCTGGAGTTACTAATTTTGCAAAAAATAAGGAAAATGCTGTTAAACTTATCGAATTTTTAAGCTCTGAAGAGGCTCAAGCAACTTTTGCAGAAGGAAATCATGAATATCCTGTAAATGCTAAAGTAAAACCATCTTCAACTGTTTCATCTTGGGGAACGTTCAAAGAAGACAATATCTCTTTAAATGAAATAGGTAAAAACACAAAAAAAGCAGTTGAAATAGCAACTGAAGGGAACTGGAAATAA
- a CDS encoding ABC transporter permease — MLALLIYFVLEGNFNNDFIKTKVLLEYTSNTSFLIVGTFIFVVILGTITSYLSARFEYFGDKFFTICFILPLAYPAYILGYAYVGFFEYRGILSEIVANNSIRYDILNVYGAIFVFSIAMFPYVYILARVSFASISSTVFELVSLQQMNPIKAFFKVYFPLAYPAIFAGSILAIMETLSDYGTVLYFGVETFSFGIFKSWFGYGDLAGAINVAIVLLIFVFGILWTESIIRKKYRFVSSTHSAKKVSKIRLKGKYNIFAFLISFVIASISLFIPTSVLIYWFILDFNTLDFTTFGYLLNTLQLNIISSAVIISLSFIVIYMLRFYPSNIANITHKISILGYSIPGAVVGVGLLIFSSFLDKSLGFILFSGTFFMLIFAYATRYFASSIGSIENGFSKIDSSIDDASKIFGKSELQNIFKVYLPLMRPYILSGFLILYIDIAKELPATLILRPFNYDTLAIRIYELASNEMLYKVGFPSLVLIITTAIAVMLLNSKFVRRKI, encoded by the coding sequence ATACTAGCACTTCTTATTTACTTTGTACTAGAAGGAAATTTTAATAATGATTTTATTAAAACTAAAGTACTACTTGAATATACATCTAATACATCTTTTTTAATAGTAGGAACATTTATATTTGTTGTTATTTTAGGAACAATAACTTCTTATTTGAGTGCAAGATTTGAATATTTTGGAGATAAGTTTTTTACTATTTGCTTTATATTACCACTTGCTTATCCTGCTTATATTTTAGGATATGCTTATGTGGGGTTTTTTGAATATAGGGGAATATTATCAGAAATTGTAGCTAATAATAGTATTCGATATGATATATTAAATGTCTATGGAGCGATTTTTGTTTTTTCTATTGCAATGTTCCCTTATGTTTATATTTTAGCAAGAGTATCTTTTGCTTCTATTTCATCAACAGTTTTTGAATTAGTTTCTTTACAACAAATGAATCCCATCAAAGCCTTTTTTAAAGTATATTTTCCTCTTGCATACCCAGCAATTTTTGCGGGAAGTATTTTAGCAATTATGGAAACACTAAGTGATTATGGAACAGTTTTATATTTTGGTGTTGAAACTTTTAGTTTTGGAATATTTAAAAGTTGGTTTGGATATGGAGATTTAGCAGGAGCTATAAATGTAGCTATTGTTTTACTTATTTTTGTTTTTGGTATTTTATGGACTGAATCTATTATTAGAAAAAAATATAGATTTGTAAGTTCAACTCATAGTGCAAAAAAAGTTTCAAAAATTAGATTAAAGGGTAAATATAATATTTTTGCTTTTTTAATTTCATTTGTAATTGCAAGCATATCATTATTTATTCCTACATCTGTTTTAATATACTGGTTTATTTTAGATTTTAATACTTTAGATTTTACTACTTTTGGTTATTTATTAAATACCTTACAACTTAATATTATCTCTTCTGCTGTAATTATTTCTTTGTCTTTTATAGTTATTTATATGTTACGATTTTATCCTTCGAATATAGCAAATATTACACATAAAATTTCTATATTAGGATATTCAATTCCTGGAGCTGTCGTTGGAGTTGGACTATTAATATTTAGTAGCTTTTTAGACAAAAGTTTAGGCTTTATACTTTTTAGTGGAACTTTTTTTATGCTTATTTTTGCTTATGCCACTAGATATTTTGCTTCAAGTATTGGCTCAATTGAAAATGGTTTTAGTAAAATTGATTCTAGTATTGATGACGCAAGTAAAATTTTTGGGAAAAGTGAATTGCAAAATATCTTTAAAGTATATTTACCATTAATGAGACCATATATTTTAAGTGGTTTTTTAATTTTATATATTGATATTGCAAAAGAATTACCAGCTACGTTAATATTAAGACCTTTTAATTATGATACCCTAGCTATTAGAATATATGAATTAGCAAGTAATGAAATGCTTTATAAAGTGGGTTTCCCTTCTCTTGTTCTAATTATTACAACAGCTATTGCTGTTATGCTTTTAAACTCTAAATTTGTGAGAAGAAAAATATGA
- a CDS encoding ABC transporter ATP-binding protein: protein MNEIVQVKNLQKIFCKGNICIANKINLSINEGEIFTILGKSGSGKTTFLRMIAGLETPDDGEISVDNKTVFSKNTNLSPKDRKVAVVFQNYALLPHLSISSNITFGSKASKDELEDVLEKTKLKGQENKFPHELSGGQQQRVALARAIINKAKILLLDEPLSNIDTELRSHLRTELKEMIKAFNITALFITHDKEDAFYLSDRIAIMHGGNILQVGTAKEVYHHPKDLYCANFLGKITQLEDNTFIRPEHIEICPNGQFEAVIENIVFYGSFYEITINTGNKILLVHSYNDHLEIGQKIKYKFNGELLSF from the coding sequence ATGAATGAAATAGTTCAAGTAAAAAATTTACAAAAGATTTTTTGTAAAGGTAATATTTGTATTGCAAACAAAATTAATTTATCAATTAATGAAGGTGAAATTTTCACTATTTTAGGTAAAAGTGGAAGTGGAAAAACAACTTTTCTAAGAATGATTGCAGGCTTAGAAACCCCAGATGATGGAGAAATTTCAGTTGATAATAAAACTGTTTTTTCTAAAAATACAAATCTTTCACCAAAAGATAGAAAAGTTGCTGTAGTTTTCCAAAATTATGCTCTTTTACCTCACTTAAGTATTTCCTCAAATATAACATTTGGAAGCAAAGCTTCAAAAGATGAATTAGAAGATGTTTTGGAAAAAACAAAACTAAAAGGTCAAGAAAATAAATTTCCTCATGAATTAAGTGGTGGGCAACAACAAAGGGTTGCGCTAGCACGTGCTATAATAAATAAAGCAAAAATACTTTTACTTGATGAACCTTTAAGTAATATAGACACAGAATTAAGATCTCATTTAAGAACTGAATTAAAAGAAATGATAAAAGCTTTTAATATCACTGCATTATTTATAACTCATGATAAAGAAGATGCCTTTTATTTATCAGATAGAATTGCAATTATGCATGGGGGAAATATTTTACAAGTAGGAACAGCAAAAGAAGTTTATCATCATCCAAAAGATTTATATTGTGCAAATTTTTTAGGAAAAATAACTCAACTTGAAGATAACACTTTTATAAGACCTGAACATATAGAAATTTGTCCAAATGGTCAATTTGAAGCTGTAATAGAAAATATAGTTTTTTATGGAAGTTTTTATGAAATTACAATAAATACTGGAAATAAAATTTTATTAGTTCATAGTTACAACGACCATTTAGAAATTGGTCAAAAAATAAAATATAAGTTTAATGGAGAACTGTTAAGTTTTTAA
- a CDS encoding helix-hairpin-helix domain-containing protein, which yields MNNHLIEILKEKTNFSSKVILNIIKLLDEGCTIPFIARYRKDFTDGATDEQLRIFEEVYEYSKKLLARKEELIALLKEKNFLDDKVLKNLESATTLQACEDIYAPYKEKKSSRTTSAIENGLEPLANIIQSMRYSLEEINQKAKQFLNENVTNIDEALNGAKDIIAQRYADDFKSKEVLRNLIANWGTLEIKETKEFDKNGLYASFANTTEKIKYIKSHRVLAILRAVNEKQLSIKVEIDENHILENIKKYKIPTNAASSKELVFDAYKDGLKRLLLPSLKREAITNLKEKSSSEAIELFGKNLKELLLTAPLVNQVILGMDPGYKTGCKLAVIDENGLYLDSSVIYPTKPKEDISGSSKVVLDLIKKYKITSIAIGNGTASRETANFINELIKQNNLDVNYAIVSEIGASVYSASKIAIEEYPNLDVTIRGAISIASRLRDPMAALVKIDPKSLGIGQYQHDVNQKELALKLENITIDLVNKVGVDLNSASYKLLSFISGITEKLAKNIVEHRNKIKKFNTKNELLKVKGIGEKAYEQCVGFLRIKDGKSILDNTAIHPEDYEVTAKLQKNYKVEEIKDFEKVSNEINTSLLKLKDIITELLKPGYDVRTQFNQVKFANDILDINDLKEGYILSGIVRNITDFGAFVDIGLKNDALLHISQISEKRISHASDVLNINQNLENLKVISVDLEKQRVGLSLK from the coding sequence TTGAACAATCATTTAATAGAAATTTTGAAAGAAAAAACAAATTTTTCATCTAAAGTAATTTTAAATATCATCAAACTTTTAGACGAAGGTTGTACTATTCCATTTATTGCAAGATATAGAAAAGATTTTACAGATGGTGCAACAGATGAACAACTTCGTATCTTTGAAGAAGTTTATGAATATTCTAAAAAACTTCTTGCACGAAAAGAAGAATTGATAGCTCTTTTAAAAGAGAAAAACTTTTTAGATGATAAAGTTCTAAAAAATCTTGAAAGTGCAACTACACTTCAAGCTTGTGAAGATATTTATGCACCTTACAAAGAGAAAAAATCTTCAAGAACAACCTCAGCTATTGAAAATGGTTTAGAACCATTGGCAAATATTATTCAAAGTATGAGATATTCACTTGAAGAGATAAATCAAAAAGCAAAACAATTTTTAAATGAAAATGTTACAAATATAGATGAAGCACTAAATGGTGCAAAAGATATTATCGCACAAAGATATGCAGATGATTTTAAATCAAAAGAAGTTTTAAGAAACCTAATAGCAAATTGGGGAACGTTAGAAATAAAAGAGACAAAAGAGTTTGATAAAAATGGTCTTTATGCCTCTTTTGCAAACACAACTGAAAAAATAAAATATATAAAATCACATAGAGTTTTAGCTATTTTAAGAGCAGTAAATGAAAAACAACTCTCAATAAAAGTTGAAATTGATGAAAATCATATTTTAGAAAATATTAAAAAATATAAAATTCCAACAAATGCAGCCTCTTCAAAAGAGTTAGTATTTGATGCTTACAAAGATGGACTAAAAAGATTACTTCTTCCAAGTCTAAAAAGAGAAGCAATAACAAATCTAAAAGAAAAATCAAGTAGTGAAGCCATAGAACTTTTTGGAAAAAATCTAAAAGAACTGCTTCTTACTGCACCACTTGTTAATCAAGTGATTTTAGGAATGGACCCAGGATATAAAACTGGTTGTAAATTGGCAGTTATTGATGAAAATGGACTTTATTTAGATAGTTCTGTTATATATCCTACAAAACCAAAAGAAGATATATCAGGTTCATCAAAAGTTGTTTTAGATTTAATCAAAAAATATAAAATCACAAGTATAGCAATAGGAAATGGAACAGCTTCAAGGGAAACTGCAAACTTTATAAATGAACTAATCAAACAAAATAATTTAGATGTAAACTATGCAATCGTTAGTGAAATAGGAGCTAGTGTTTATTCTGCTTCAAAAATTGCAATAGAAGAGTATCCAAATCTTGATGTTACAATAAGAGGTGCTATTTCCATTGCTTCAAGGCTTCGAGATCCTATGGCAGCTTTAGTAAAGATTGACCCAAAATCTTTAGGAATTGGTCAATACCAACATGATGTAAATCAAAAAGAGTTAGCTTTAAAACTTGAAAATATAACTATTGACTTAGTAAATAAAGTTGGAGTTGATTTAAACTCAGCTTCCTATAAACTTCTATCTTTTATATCTGGTATTACAGAAAAGTTAGCAAAAAATATAGTTGAACATAGAAATAAAATCAAAAAGTTTAATACTAAAAATGAACTGCTTAAAGTAAAAGGTATTGGAGAAAAAGCTTACGAGCAATGTGTTGGATTTTTAAGAATCAAAGATGGAAAATCAATCTTAGATAACACAGCAATTCACCCAGAAGATTATGAAGTAACAGCAAAACTACAAAAAAACTATAAAGTAGAAGAGATAAAAGATTTTGAAAAAGTTTCAAATGAAATAAATACAAGTTTACTAAAACTAAAAGATATCATAACTGAACTTTTAAAGCCAGGATATGATGTAAGAACCCAGTTCAATCAAGTGAAATTTGCAAATGATATTTTAGATATCAATGATTTAAAAGAAGGTTATATTTTAAGTGGAATAGTAAGAAACATAACAGATTTTGGTGCTTTTGTTGATATTGGACTTAAAAATGATGCCCTACTTCATATCTCACAAATAAGTGAAAAAAGAATCTCTCATGCAAGTGATGTTTTAAATATCAATCAAAATCTTGAAAATCTAAAAGTAATAAGTGTAGATCTAGAGAAACAAAGGGTTGGTTTAAGTCTAAAATGA
- a CDS encoding ester cyclase: protein MKKLTNKELVKVYYDELWNKQNREYIDILFDDNITFHGSLDISVKGKEEFKKYMDTILTGIPNLFHSIVTMVCEDDTIAIKALYNGRHTGKLFDYEPTNNKIAYSGASFFKFKDGKIIDIWVLGDLKTLIKQLS, encoded by the coding sequence ATGAAGAAATTGACTAATAAAGAGCTTGTTAAAGTTTATTATGATGAATTATGGAATAAACAAAATAGAGAGTATATAGATATCTTATTTGACGATAATATAACATTTCATGGTTCATTAGATATATCAGTAAAAGGTAAGGAAGAATTTAAAAAATATATGGATACTATTTTAACTGGTATTCCTAATCTTTTTCACAGTATTGTAACCATGGTATGTGAAGATGATACCATTGCTATTAAAGCATTGTACAACGGTAGACATACAGGAAAACTTTTTGATTACGAACCAACAAATAATAAAATTGCTTATAGTGGAGCATCTTTTTTTAAATTTAAAGATGGTAAAATTATTGATATTTGGGTTCTTGGTGATTTAAAAACTCTTATTAAACAACTTTCATAA
- a CDS encoding nitrite/sulfite reductase yields the protein MAKELSALEQLKASRNPLRVIDDIYKEANEGIPLSADYIGLLKWYGMYPHVNSDGLEDKKYFMKRIKLVDTKMNLEQLEVMAKIGKDFAQGLVDFTTRQNVQFHYIQIKDMPEIFRLLQSVGLTSRMASGDGPRPIMTCPVSGVDEDEIYDVRDLVKEVDTYFDENEDSYCNFPRKYKIGISGCKCHCAAHEIQDVAFTAFKADNGGVLFDLTIGGGLSKSKQIATRANRYVKPEQVRAVAVACAEIFRDNGNRDNRNKARVRHLLNDWGIEKFVEEIEKNIGYKLQEGLVEPKIASFENRNHFGINKAKQAGYSYIGFATNSGRVAGSDFQAMYEICKKYNAGGIALTATQNFVVYGVKDEVAQALADEFVALGYPYNPTPFRARLQSCTGKEFCKFGITETKEFAKKIVIQLEEKFPEFKDDVTISISGCGNGCSQPQISDIGFVGGMIRHEGERVEGYEVLLGGNLEGTSKSRISRKVGVKVPATGIVSYIEKLINDYRTDNLGQKRFKDYLAALETVEDEVE from the coding sequence ATGGCAAAAGAATTATCAGCATTAGAGCAATTAAAAGCTTCAAGAAATCCTCTAAGGGTTATTGATGATATATATAAAGAAGCAAATGAAGGAATTCCTTTATCAGCTGATTATATTGGTTTATTAAAATGGTATGGAATGTATCCTCATGTGAATAGTGATGGATTAGAAGACAAAAAATACTTTATGAAAAGAATAAAACTTGTTGATACTAAAATGAATTTAGAACAACTAGAAGTTATGGCAAAAATTGGTAAAGATTTTGCTCAAGGTTTAGTAGATTTTACAACTAGACAAAATGTTCAATTTCACTATATTCAAATAAAAGATATGCCAGAAATTTTTAGATTATTACAATCAGTTGGACTTACTTCAAGAATGGCATCAGGTGATGGACCAAGACCAATCATGACATGTCCTGTAAGTGGTGTTGATGAAGATGAAATTTATGATGTAAGAGATTTAGTAAAAGAAGTAGATACATATTTTGATGAAAATGAAGATAGTTATTGTAATTTTCCAAGAAAATATAAAATAGGTATTTCTGGATGTAAATGTCATTGTGCAGCTCACGAAATTCAAGATGTTGCATTTACTGCTTTTAAAGCTGATAATGGTGGAGTTTTATTTGATTTAACTATTGGTGGAGGTTTATCAAAATCAAAACAAATAGCTACACGTGCAAATAGATATGTAAAACCAGAACAAGTAAGAGCAGTTGCAGTTGCATGTGCTGAAATTTTTAGAGATAATGGAAATAGAGATAATAGAAACAAAGCAAGAGTTAGACACTTATTAAATGATTGGGGAATTGAAAAGTTTGTTGAAGAGATAGAAAAAAATATTGGATATAAACTTCAAGAAGGATTGGTAGAACCAAAAATTGCTTCGTTTGAAAATAGAAATCATTTTGGAATTAATAAAGCAAAACAAGCTGGATATTCTTATATTGGATTTGCAACAAATTCAGGAAGAGTAGCAGGAAGTGATTTTCAAGCAATGTATGAGATTTGTAAAAAATATAATGCAGGTGGAATCGCATTAACAGCTACTCAAAATTTTGTAGTTTATGGTGTGAAAGATGAAGTAGCTCAAGCTTTAGCAGATGAATTTGTAGCTTTAGGTTATCCATACAATCCAACTCCTTTTAGAGCAAGATTACAATCTTGTACAGGAAAAGAGTTTTGTAAATTTGGAATTACAGAAACTAAAGAATTTGCTAAAAAAATAGTGATTCAATTAGAAGAAAAATTCCCTGAATTTAAAGATGATGTAACAATTTCTATTTCAGGTTGTGGAAATGGATGTTCTCAACCACAAATCTCAGATATAGGATTTGTTGGAGGTATGATTAGACATGAAGGTGAAAGAGTAGAAGGTTATGAAGTTTTATTGGGTGGAAATTTAGAAGGTACGAGCAAAAGTAGAATTTCAAGAAAAGTTGGAGTTAAAGTTCCAGCAACTGGTATAGTATCTTATATAGAAAAATTAATAAATGATTATAGAACTGATAATTTAGGACAAAAAAGATTTAAAGATTATTTAGCAGCATTAGAAACTGTTGAAGATGAGGTTGAATAG
- a CDS encoding ABC transporter substrate-binding protein, whose protein sequence is MIIKILPIILFFIVTLNANQKVTLYLDWLNQFQFAGYYIAKEKGYYKDLGIDIEIKEFQGDYNSIIKNVISNETIYAIGKSSLILDNNQDKNIILLSTIFQKSPLILLTLESSNIKTPKDLENKKVMITSDAKESASVNAMILSQGLNLNSVNFLEHTFDINDLLNKKVDAYAGYLSNEPYLLDKKNIKYNIINPSDYNFDFFEGILFTSKKELSNNPTRVLNFNEASLKGWEYAFNNIEESVKIIYEKYNTQNKTLDELIFEANILKDLSNIKEETLGTINLNKINEINSFYKFLGLNAQNNFDAESLIFDKTKVLLNKDINSYLRDNQFTLLIENNKIPYSFKITNEQVGIEIDFWNLLSEKTNKAFNIEERLSTKNLNIFTNNIKVQFKYSTKPIKNNKFVYTNSIAKIPIVMATKDNKNLINNLEYLSNVTVGISEKLDLIKELQQNYPKINFIELNSVDNAFNKLKNDEIYGFIDDIYSISHKINYENIKNIKIVQTLQYNLNIYLESENINKPFINLLNIAISKLTNEEKNNILNAYQQILYHDKTNIIEILKYIVPLFFLLSIFMFLNYKLNSEIKKRKNIEKELLKLANKDSLTNIYNRRKIEEICENEIDRNYRYNTIFSIIFFDLNDFKPINDKLGHHIGDEVLINVAQTIKKNIRNSDSLGRWGGDEFLIILPETNLEQAKKTVTHLEKKVSNIIIDSNKNLKISCSFGVAQYKKNDSFDSLMEKADKLMYASKTIYKNKKKG, encoded by the coding sequence ATGATTATTAAAATATTACCAATTATTTTATTTTTTATTGTTACATTAAATGCAAATCAAAAAGTAACCCTTTATCTTGATTGGTTAAATCAATTTCAATTTGCAGGTTATTATATAGCTAAAGAAAAAGGTTATTATAAAGATTTGGGCATTGATATTGAAATTAAAGAGTTTCAAGGTGATTATAATTCTATAATAAAAAATGTAATTTCAAATGAAACTATTTATGCAATTGGAAAATCTTCTTTAATATTAGATAATAATCAAGATAAAAATATTATTCTACTCTCAACTATTTTCCAAAAATCTCCTTTAATATTATTAACTCTTGAATCGTCAAATATAAAAACACCTAAAGATTTAGAAAATAAAAAAGTTATGATTACTTCTGATGCAAAAGAATCTGCTTCAGTTAATGCAATGATTTTATCTCAAGGATTAAATTTAAATAGTGTTAATTTTTTAGAACATACTTTTGATATAAATGATTTATTAAACAAAAAAGTTGATGCTTATGCTGGATATTTATCAAATGAACCTTATTTATTGGATAAAAAAAATATTAAATATAATATTATAAATCCAAGTGATTATAATTTTGATTTTTTTGAAGGAATATTATTTACTTCAAAAAAAGAGTTATCAAATAATCCAACAAGAGTTCTAAATTTCAATGAAGCTTCATTAAAAGGTTGGGAGTATGCTTTTAATAATATTGAAGAGAGTGTAAAAATAATTTATGAAAAATATAACACTCAAAATAAAACTTTAGATGAATTAATATTTGAAGCAAATATACTAAAAGATTTGTCTAATATAAAAGAAGAAACTCTAGGTACTATTAATTTAAATAAAATTAATGAAATAAATTCATTTTATAAATTTTTAGGATTAAATGCACAAAATAACTTTGATGCAGAATCTTTGATTTTTGATAAAACAAAAGTTTTACTTAATAAAGATATAAATAGTTATTTAAGAGATAATCAATTTACTTTACTTATAGAAAATAATAAAATTCCCTATTCTTTTAAAATTACAAATGAGCAAGTAGGGATTGAAATAGATTTTTGGAATCTATTATCAGAAAAAACAAATAAAGCTTTTAATATAGAAGAAAGATTAAGTACAAAAAACTTAAACATATTCACAAACAATATAAAAGTTCAATTCAAATATAGTACAAAACCTATAAAAAATAATAAGTTCGTTTATACAAATTCTATAGCTAAAATTCCAATAGTAATGGCAACAAAAGATAATAAAAATTTGATAAATAATTTAGAATATTTAAGTAATGTAACTGTTGGTATCTCAGAAAAACTAGATTTGATAAAAGAATTACAACAGAATTATCCAAAAATTAATTTTATTGAGCTTAATTCAGTAGATAATGCTTTTAACAAATTAAAAAATGATGAAATATATGGATTTATTGATGATATTTACTCTATTTCTCATAAAATAAACTATGAAAATATTAAAAATATTAAAATAGTTCAAACATTACAATATAACCTAAATATCTATTTAGAAAGTGAAAATATTAACAAACCATTTATAAATCTTCTAAATATTGCAATAAGTAAATTAACTAATGAAGAAAAAAACAATATATTAAATGCTTATCAACAAATTTTATATCATGATAAAACTAATATAATTGAAATTTTAAAATATATTGTTCCTCTATTTTTTTTACTTAGTATTTTTATGTTTTTAAATTATAAATTGAATAGTGAAATCAAAAAAAGAAAAAATATAGAAAAAGAGTTATTAAAATTAGCAAATAAAGATAGCCTAACAAATATTTATAATCGAAGAAAAATCGAAGAAATTTGTGAAAATGAAATAGATAGAAATTACAGATATAACACTATTTTCTCAATAATTTTCTTTGATTTAAATGACTTTAAACCAATAAATGACAAATTAGGACACCATATTGGAGATGAAGTATTAATCAATGTGGCACAAACTATAAAGAAAAATATAAGAAATTCAGATAGTTTAGGGAGATGGGGAGGAGATGAATTTTTGATTATTCTTCCAGAAACAAATCTAGAACAAGCTAAAAAAACTGTTACTCATTTAGAAAAGAAAGTTTCAAATATCATCATTGATTCAAATAAAAATTTAAAAATATCTTGTAGTTTTGGTGTTGCACAATATAAGAAAAATGATAGTTTCGACTCATTGATGGAAAAAGCTGATAAACTTATGTATGCATCAAAAACAATTTATAAAAATAAGAAGAAGGGTTAA
- a CDS encoding peptidase M42 — protein MGVSFINEPKNFVPFLDLLKQLIRVPSVTGAEHSFLLYLKRELEEIGIKTQYYDGLLVAQGKNPTKGMLSAHIDRHGVICTGPNEFQFAAFLAKNRSDLRGNSLSEQTYQLIAKRYINQQVQAYEPWSGSYLGIGKIHDAYMCEEINNLIFKIDGLSHLQPGTPIAFSDKLKREDDLISAQLDNVISAAIIIYLYQNGFQGTAFFTAQEEAGKSWRYVYEWFRKNNMTTNELLVLDTSPYETRVEADVQQVVLRNRDANARFKSPVLKQLKNFCHKNRIDFSCKDTFIQEKNRVRKEKNLPLLTLGSTELGRIVMESKGTIQGTTLQIPTTGYHTVEETASIKSVKAILYILSSLYIEKNA, from the coding sequence TTGGGTGTTTCATTTATAAATGAGCCTAAAAACTTTGTTCCTTTTTTAGACCTTCTAAAACAATTAATTAGAGTTCCATCTGTAACAGGTGCAGAGCACTCTTTTTTATTATATTTAAAAAGAGAATTAGAAGAAATAGGAATAAAAACACAATATTATGATGGTTTATTAGTTGCGCAAGGAAAAAATCCTACAAAAGGGATGCTAAGTGCTCATATTGATAGACATGGAGTAATTTGTACGGGTCCAAATGAGTTTCAATTTGCTGCATTTCTTGCTAAAAACCGTTCAGATTTAAGAGGGAATTCCCTATCTGAACAAACATATCAATTAATCGCAAAAAGATATATCAATCAGCAAGTCCAAGCTTATGAACCATGGAGTGGAAGTTATCTTGGTATTGGAAAAATTCATGATGCTTATATGTGTGAAGAGATAAATAATTTAATTTTTAAAATAGATGGATTATCTCATTTACAACCAGGAACTCCTATTGCTTTTAGTGATAAACTAAAAAGAGAAGATGATTTAATATCTGCACAACTTGATAATGTAATATCTGCGGCTATAATAATCTATTTATATCAAAATGGCTTTCAAGGAACTGCATTTTTCACAGCACAAGAAGAAGCTGGTAAATCTTGGAGATATGTTTATGAATGGTTTAGAAAAAACAATATGACTACAAATGAATTATTAGTTTTAGATACAAGCCCTTATGAAACAAGAGTTGAAGCAGATGTTCAACAAGTAGTTCTAAGAAATAGAGATGCAAATGCTAGATTTAAATCTCCTGTTTTAAAACAATTAAAAAACTTTTGTCACAAAAACAGAATTGATTTTTCTTGTAAAGATACATTTATACAAGAAAAAAATAGAGTTAGAAAAGAGAAAAATTTACCTTTACTTACTCTTGGTAGTACAGAGCTTGGTAGAATTGTTATGGAATCAAAGGGAACTATTCAAGGAACAACATTACAAATACCAACAACAGGTTATCATACAGTTGAAGAGACAGCATCAATCAAATCTGTCAAAGCAATTTTATATATTTTAAGCAGTTTATATATTGAAAAAAATGCTTAA